The following coding sequences lie in one Pseudoalteromonas sp. Scap06 genomic window:
- a CDS encoding alpha/beta hydrolase, with protein MKALLIVFVNLYFITVSYASEDIILAKAHQLKSVILDEQRSFSVYLPPSYNENPDKEYPVIYLLDGDQTQLKAVAGLVEALSTERLEQQIQQAIIVAIPNSKNAIRERDFTPTNVDWTFNGKLLERFENIGNAANYSVFFEKELIPLINKNYRTSTKRVLIGESFGGLFANYVLLTNHALFTDYLIIDATYLWDNNYLNRYFDKKQFVNKQLNGNVYFTFANNGEAFGEIGKTNYQWGLAFVEKLKAHSSDNLNINQRYFEDETHGTVAALSWYYGLKSILKR; from the coding sequence ATGAAAGCTTTATTAATTGTATTTGTTAATCTGTATTTTATTACGGTTTCGTATGCGTCAGAAGATATTATATTAGCAAAAGCGCATCAGCTTAAGTCTGTTATTTTAGATGAGCAACGCAGCTTCAGCGTTTATTTACCGCCAAGCTATAATGAAAACCCTGATAAAGAATATCCAGTTATTTATTTGCTCGATGGTGACCAAACACAGCTGAAAGCTGTCGCCGGGCTAGTAGAGGCACTTAGTACAGAACGGCTAGAGCAGCAAATACAACAAGCAATTATAGTAGCCATTCCAAATAGTAAAAATGCGATAAGAGAACGTGACTTTACCCCAACCAATGTCGATTGGACATTTAACGGTAAACTCCTAGAAAGGTTTGAAAATATTGGTAACGCCGCGAACTACAGCGTCTTTTTCGAAAAAGAACTTATTCCACTCATTAATAAAAATTACCGAACATCAACTAAACGCGTATTAATTGGCGAGTCTTTTGGTGGCTTGTTTGCAAACTATGTATTGCTTACCAATCATGCGCTATTTACAGACTACTTAATAATTGATGCAACTTACCTTTGGGATAATAACTACCTCAATCGATATTTTGATAAGAAGCAATTTGTAAACAAGCAGCTTAACGGTAATGTGTATTTTACCTTTGCAAATAACGGCGAAGCGTTTGGTGAGATTGGTAAAACAAATTATCAATGGGGCTTAGCATTTGTTGAAAAGCTAAAAGCGCACTCGAGCGATAATTTAAATATAAATCAACGTTACTTTGAAGATGAAACTCATGGCACAGTCGCTGCACTTAGTTGGTATTATGGGTTAAAAAGTATACTTAAAAGATAA